In one Oryza glaberrima chromosome 2, OglaRS2, whole genome shotgun sequence genomic region, the following are encoded:
- the LOC127762218 gene encoding succinate--CoA ligase [ADP-forming] subunit beta, mitochondrial, with the protein MVRGSLGKLASRALSVAGKWQHQQLRRLNIHEYQGAELMGKYGINVPRGAAAGSVEEVKNTLKNVFPSEKEIVVKSQILAGGRGLGTFKSGLQGGVHIVKAEEAESLAAKMLGQILVTKQTGPQGKIVSKVYLCEKLSLVNEMYFAITLDRNTAGPLIIACSKGGTSIEDLAEKYPDMIIKVPIDVFKGITDDDAAKVVDGLAPKTADRQSSIEQIKKLYELFCKSDCTLLEINPLAETADNKLVAADAKLNFDDNAAFRQKEIFAMRDTTQEDPREVAAAKADLNYIGLDGEIGCMVNGAGLAMATMDIIKLHGGTPANFLDVGGSASEGQVVEAFKILTSDDRVKAILVNIFGGIMKCDVIASGIVNAAKQVDLKVPVVVRLEGTNVDQGKRILKESGMTLITAEDLDDAAEKAVKASVK; encoded by the exons atggTTCGCGGATCGCTCGGGAAGCTGGCCTCGCGCGCCCTCTCCGTCGCCGGGAAATGGCAGCACCAGCAGCTCCGCCGCCTCAACATCCACGAGTACCAG GGCGCGGAGCTGATGGGGAAGTACGGGATCAACGTGCCcaggggcgcggcggcgggatcgGTGGAGGAGGTCAAAAACACCTTGAAGAACGTCTTCCCTAGTGAGAAAGAG ATAGTTGTTAAGAGTCAAATCCTGGCTGGTGGCCGTGGATTGGGAACATTCAAAAGTGGACTGCAGGGTGGTGTTCATATTGTTAAGGCAGAGGAAGCTGAAAGCCTCGCAG CAAAAATGCTTGGCCAGATTCTGGTAACAAAACAAACTGGTCCACAGGGGAAGATTGTGAGCAAG GTCTACTTATGTGAGAAACTGTCACTTGTTAATGAGATGTACTTCGCCATCACCCTTGACAGGAATACTGCTGGTCCG CTCATTATAGCGTGCAGCAAGGGAGGAACCAGTATTGAAGATCTTGCAGAGAAGTACCCTGATATGATCATCAAG GTTCCTATTGATGTATTCAAGGGAATCACAGATGATGATGCAGCTAAAGTTGTTGATGGTCTGGCACCAAAGACAGCTGACAGACAGTCTTCCATAGAACAGATTAAGAAGCTCTATGAACTGTTCTGCAAGTCTGATTGCACACTGCTCGAG ATTAATCCTCTTGCTGAGACAGCTGACAACAAGCTGGTCGCTGCTGATGCAAAGTTGAACTTTGATGACAATGCTGCCTTTAGGCAGAAAGAGATATTTGCCATGCGTGACACAACACAGGAAGATCCCAGAGAG GTGGCTGCTGCCAAAGCTGACTTGAACTACATTGGGCTTGATGGAGAAATTGGCTGCATGGTGAACGGTGCAGGATTGGCAATGGCTACAATGGACATCATTAAGTTGCACGGGGGTACGCCTGCCAATTTTCTTGATGTTGGTGGAAGTGCATCAGAGGGACAG GTTGTGGAAGCATTTAAGATTTTGACTTCCGATGATAGAGTGAAGGCTATTCTAGTGAACATTTTTGGTGGTATCATGAAATGTGATGTGATAGCAAGTGGAATAGTGAATGCAGCAAAACAG GTTGACCTGAAGGTGCCTGTTGTTGTTCGGTTGGAAGGCACCAATGTTGACCAAGGGAAGAGGATTCTAAAG GAAAGTGGAATGACATTAATCACTGCAGAGGATCTTGATGATGCGGCTGAGAAAGCTGTAAAAGCATCTGtcaaataa
- the LOC127764504 gene encoding uncharacterized protein LOC127764504, with translation MSICASAEPPRGGGTLGKRKERERPSSEEQRAPPPPLFPAMSARPQPPRPAHPARFVKPMPPPPPPFPKGGGGSSFKLMAGYLAHEFLRSGTLLGERPESNSKAPAPAASAGPAAPDPRTRYAEASLLLMAGGARVPGVVNPTQLGHWLRIKE, from the coding sequence ATGTCGATCTGCGCGAGTGCGgagccgccacgtggcggcgGGACGCTCGGCAAGCGGAAGGAGCGGGAGCGCCCGTCGTCGGAGGAgcagcgggcgccgccgccgccgctgttcccGGCGATGTCCGCTAGGCCCCAGCCGCCCAGGCCGGCTCACCCCGCTCGGTTCGTCAagcccatgccgccgccgccgccgccattccccaagggtggcggcgggagcagctTCAAGCTCATGGCGGGGTACCTGGCGCACGAGTTCCTCAGGTCCGGCACGCTCCTCGGTGAGCGGCCGGAGTCGAACAGCAAGGCCCCCGCCCCCGCGGCGAGCGCCGGGCCGGCGGCGCCCGATCCCCGCACGCGGTACGCCGAGGCGTCGCTGCTGCTGATGGCCGGCGGAGCCCGCGTCCCCGGCGTCGTCAACCCGACGCAGCTCGGCCACTGGCTCCGGATAAAGGAGTAG